CCAGATTGAGCCAGCGGCTGGGCGGCATGGCGCTGGTACGGCGCAGCGGCGAACACCTGGGCAACTTGCACTACCGGCTGTCCTGGCTTCAGCGTCCCGACCTGCAGCGCCAGCTCGACAGGCTGCTACCGCGGACGCCGGCCCCGTCCCCGGCGAAGGCGAAGGCGGAACCAACCCTGCGCCAAGCCTACCGGAACAACGACCGCGCCATCCTCGAGATCATCGGCATGGGTTGCAACCGCCTGCCCGATGACGTGATCCGCACCCACTGCGAGATCAGCGGCATGGCCCGGCTGCGCGATGCCCTGTCGGCGGGCCGCGGCGTGATCCTGCTGGGCATGCACATGGGCAACGGGATCCTGATGGCCACCCGGCTGGCGGTGGATGGCCTGCCGGTCAGCGTGGTGGCCCGGGAATCGCGCAAGACCGCCAGGGGCTTCCTCTACGACTGCCTGGCCGGCCACGGCATGGAGGTCATCACAGGTGAATCGCGCATCCGGGCCTACAAGGACATGCGGCGGGCCCTGCGCGCCGGCCGGGTGCTCTACGTGCTCATGGACCAGGCCACCAAACATGGCGGCATCCCCGTGGAGTTCCTGGGCAAACGCATCGAGCTGCCCGCCGGCCCGCCGCGGCTGGCCCTCGGCAGCCAGGCGCCGGTGCTGCTGGCCCTGCCCCTGGCTGCGGAGCCGGTATGGCGTTTCACCATCGACGGGCCCTTGGATATGGGGCCCGGCGACGTCGAGGAGGCGGCGGCGGTCATGGCCCGCGCCATGGAGTCCCATATCCTGGCCTACCCGCAACTGTGGACATGGCACCATCGACGCTGGCGCAAATACCCCTTCGTGAGTGCCCTAGCAGCAGACTGATATGCCCGGGAAACATCGCCAATCCACCATGCACCGGCCCCGCAGCCGGCTCGCCGCCGCGCTGCTCGCCCTGGGGCTGAGCGGGCCGGCGGCCACCGCAGACACGCCACAGGCCGCCACGGCGCTGCCACTGCCCGAGCACACGGCTCGCTACGCGGTGTTCAGGAAGGGCTCGGAGGTGGGCCACCTGGATATCGAACTCGCCCGCCACGAAGGCGGCAGTTACCACTACGCCGCGGACACCACCGCCACCGCCCTGCTGTTGCGCGTCCTGGGGCTGGCCCTCGGGGAGCAGGGCCGATTCCGCTGGGCGGCGGGCATGATCCGGCCCGGCAGTTACGAGCAGGTGGTGCGGCGCCCCGGCCGCAACAAGCACTGGGAGGCCCGCTTCGACTGGGAGGCCCTGCGCGCCCGCGGCGACAGCCACCGCGGCCCCATCGACGTGGCACTGCCCGCCGGCGCGCTCGACCCCCTGACGGTGCGGCTGCAACTGGCGGTACGCCTGGCGGCGGATGGCGACCCGGCACCGGAGTACCGTTTCCATGTGTTCGAGCGCGACGCGGTGGAGACCCAGGCCTTCGTGCTGAGTGGTCGCGATGCCGTACCCTACGGCGACGGCTGCCTGCCCGCGGCAAGGCTGGAGCGCTTGCGGAACGGCGAAGCTCGCGGCGACTTCTCCTGGCACGCCGAGGCCTTTCACTGGATGCCCGTGCGTATCCTTCAGGTGCGCGATGGCGAGGAAAAAATGGACCTGCGGCTGCGCCGCACCTCGTTGCCCGTTCATCCCGCCCCCTGCCCGCCTTGACCCGGCAGAGCAGCGCCGCACCCGCGGGGACAACGACTCCCGTCACCCTCACGGCCCACAGCCTGCGCAAGGCCTATCACGGGCGTACCGTGGTGACGGACGTGAGCCTGGATGTGCGCCAGGGCGAGGTGGTGGGCCTGCTCGGGCCCAACGGCGCGGGCAAGAGCACCTGTTTCCACATGCTGGCGGGTCTCGTCCCCGCCGACGGCGGGGGCATCACCCTGGGCGATGACGACATCACCGGCGCCGACATGCACCGGCGCGCGCGGCTCGGCCTCGGCTACCTGCCCCAGGAGACGTCGGTATTCCGCCGCATGACCGTGCGCGACAACCTGCTGTGCGTGCTGGAGCTGCGGCGCGAGCTGGATGACGAGGCCCGCCGCACCCTGCTGGAGGAACTGCTGGCGGAGTTCCGCCTCGGACACCTGGCCGATCGCTACGGCCTGTCCCTGTCGGGAGGCGAGCGGCGGCGGGTGGAGATCGCCCGGGCCCGGGCCACCGTACCCCGCTTCATGCTGCTGGACGAGCCCTTCGCCGGCATCGATCCCGTCTCCATCAGCGAGCTCCAGGCCATGGTGCGGCGCTTGAGCGCACACCGCATCGGCGTGCTCATCACCGACCACAACGTGCGCGAAACCCTGGGGATCTGCCATCGCGCCTACATCATCGGCGACGGCCGCGTACTGTGCGCGGGCACCCCGGACGAGGTGCAGGCGGATCCCCGCGTGAGGGATGCCTACCTGGGGCGGGATTTCCGCCTCGATTGAGGCCCGCGCCGGGCCCCGGCCCCCCCCGCTTGACCGAACTTTTGCCATGGGTCACGCTCGGCCTTTGTCACCATAGGAGCGCGACGTGGAACATCGACAACTCGGCCGATCGGGCCTCAAGGTACCCGTGTTGAGCCTGGGCACGGGCACCTTCGGCGGCAAGGGCGAACTCTTCAAGGCGTGGGGCGACACCGACGTGGCGGCGGCCACCCGGCTGGTGGATATCTGCCTGGAGGCGGGGCTCACCCTGTTCGACAGCGCCGACATCTACTCCGACGGCGCCGCCGAGGAGATCCTGGGCCAGGCCATCAAGGGCCGGCGCGACCGGGTGCTCATCTCCACCAAGGGCACCTTTCCCATGGGGGACGGGCCCAACGACATGGGCTCCTCCCGCCATCACCTGACGCGGGCCGTGGAGGGCAGCCTGCGGCGCCTGGGCACGGACGTCATCGACATCTACCAGCTCCACGGCTTCGACGCCGTCACCCCGGTGGAAGAGGTACTGAATACCCTGGACGACCTGGTGCGGGCGGGCAAGATTCGCTACGTGGGGGTCTCCAACTTCTCGGGCTGGCACCTGATGAAATCCTTAGGGCTAGCCGAGCGCTACAACCTGCCCCGCTACGTCTGCCACCAGGCCTATTATTCCCTGGTGGGGCGGGACTACGAGTGGGAGTTGATGCCCCTGGCCCTGGACCAGGGGGTGAGCGCCATCGTGTGGAGCCCCCTGGGCTGGGGCCGCCTCACGGGCAAAATCCGCCGCGGCCAGCCCCTGCCCGAGGGCTCGCGTCTGCACAACAAGCTGGTGGTGGACGTGGGCCCCCAGGTCCCCGAGGAGTACCTCTACACCGTGGTGGACGCCCTCGACGCGGTGGCCGGGGAGACCGGCAAATCGGTGCCCCAGGTCGCCCTCAACTGGCTGCTCCAGCGACCCTCCGTGGCCAACGTCATCATCGGCGCCCGCAACGAGGAGCAGCTGCGCCAGAACCTCGGCGCCGTGGGCTGGAACCTGACGCCCGATCAGGTGGCCCGCCTCGACGCCGCCAGCGCCGTCCCCGCGCCCTACCCCTACTGGCACCAGCGCGGCTTCGCCGAGCGCAACCCCTTCCCGGTGGACCTGGGCTGATGGTGCCGCCCGGCCCGCGGCAGCTACGCAGGGTCAAATGTTAATGCGGCCCTCGCCCCCCGCCGCAACAATCCCTCTCCCAGAGGGAGAGGGGGAGTTCGGGCTTCGCGACTTTCATGTTAAGGAACGCGCCGGATCATTGGCGCTTTCCGCCGTGCGCCGATATCAAGCGGAGGTGTAGATGTCCGAAGAGGCTTTGCGGGGCTTCCTGTCCCGGGGCGATCTGCTGGCGGCCTGGCTGGTGCTGGCCGCCATCTCCTGCGCCGTGCTGGTGGCCGACCTGCGGCGCAACAACGCCCATATCGCGCCCCTCATGAAGGTGGTGTGGTTCCTGACGGTGCTCTACTCCGGGCCCCTCGGCCTGCTCATCTACCGCTACTCGGGGCGCAAGGAGATCCCCAACGACTCCATCTGGCGCAAGGGCTTCCGCTCGGTGGCCCATTGCTACTCGGGCTGCGGTGCCGGCGAGGTGACGGGGATGATGGTCGCCGTGGGCCTGCTAGCCCTCGGCAGCTGGGGCGCGGCCCTCACCACCCTGGGCTTCGCCTACGTCTTCGGCTATGCCATGACCTTCGGGCCCCTGGTCCAGGCGGGCACGCCGGTGAGGCGGGCCCTCATCGACACCTTCTACGCCGACACCGCCACCATCGCCGTCATGGAGGTAACGGCCATCGGCGTGGATCTGTGGCTCGCGGCCGCGGCCACCATGGGCGACATCCTGTTCTGGACCTCCCTCATCGTATCCCTGACCATCGGGCTGGTGGCGGCCTATCCCGTCAACCTCCTGCTCATCGCCCTCGGCGTGAAGGGCGGCATGGGGGACCCCCGGGATACCGAAGGCGGGCACGCCCACGCCGACTGAAATCCGGCCTCGCCATGGCCATGCCGGGTCCCGCCCTCGGCGGAGGGAGACGCGGAAGATACCCGAGCGCAACGACAGGAAGCTTCAATGGTCCGTTACTGGTTTTTCGCCATTTCCGTCATCATCCTTTCCCTGGTGGCTATGACGAGTCTACTCTGGCCCGCCATCGCCTGGTCCCTGGTGGTGCTGCTGCCCCTGTTCCTGCTCGGCCTGCGGGATTCCTTCCAGCGCAGCCATACCGTACTGCGCAACTTCCCAGTTATCGGCCATGGCCGCTATTTCATGGAAATGGTGCGCCCGGAGATCCAGCAGTACTTCATTGAGAACAACATCGACGCCTATCCCATCGAGCGTGAGTTCCGCAGCATCGTCTATCAGCGTGCCAAAGGGGAATTGGAGACCAGGCCCTTCGGCACCCAGCGCGACGTCTATCGGGTGGGCTATGAATGGGCTGCCCATTCCATGGCCGCCCACGGACCGCCGCCGGATGAGCCGCGGGTGACCATCGGCGGGCCCGACTGCCGGCGACCCTACGAGGCCGCCGTGCTCAACATATCCGCCATGAGCTACGGCGCGTTGTCCAAAAACGCGGTGCTGGCCCTCAACCGGGGAGCGGGGAAAGGCAACTTCGCCCACAACACGGGAGAGGGTGGGATCTCGCCCTATCACCTCGAGGGTGGCGGCGACCTCATCTGGCAGATCGGCACCGGCTATTTCGGCTGCCGCACCCTCGACGGGCGCTTCGACGAGGACCGCTTCGCGGAACAGGCCACCGGCGATACGGTGCGCATGATCGAAGTGAAACTCTCCCAGGGCGCCAAGCCCGGCCACGGCGGCGTCCTGCCAGGCATCAAGGTGGATGCCGAGATCGCGCGCATCCGGGGCGTTCCGGTGGGCGAGACGGTGGTGTCTCCCCCTGGCCATACCGCCTTTTCCAATCCCATCGAGCTGCTGCAGTTCCTGGCCCGTCTGCGGGCCTTGAGCGCAGGCAAGCCGGTGGGCTTCAAGCTGTGCGTGGGGCACCGCAGCGATGTCTTCGCCCTGTGCAAGGCCATGCTGGAGACCGGCATCACCCCCGACTTCATCACCGTGGACGGCGGCGAGGGCGGGACGGGGGCGGCGCCTCTGGAGTTCTCCAATTCCCTCGGCATGCCGGCCCGGGACGCGTGGATATTCGTCCACGGCGCCCTGCGTGGGGTGGGCCTGCGGGATCGCGTGCGCCTCATCGCCAGCGGCAAGATCCTCACCGGCTTTCATATCATTCGCGCCCTCGCGGTGGGGGCCGACCTGTGCGCCTCGGCCCGGGGCATGATGCTGGCGCTGGGTTGTATCCAATCCCTGCGCTGCAACACCAACCACTGTCCCACCGGCGTCACCACCCAAAAGCCATCCCTGGTCTACGGCCTCGATGTGAGGGACAAGACAGAGCGGGTCTATCGCTTCCAGCGCGAGACCGTGCGGGGCGCCCTGGAACTTCTCGGCGCCATGGGCCTTGAACGGCTGGATGACCTCCGGCCCGAACACATCTTCCGGCGCATCGATGATCTGCGCATCAGGAATTTCGGCGAGATCTACGACTTCCTGGAGCCCGGCCAACTGCTGGACGGCCATGACGTACCCGAGGGCATGCGCCGGGAATGGGCCATGAGCCGGCCGGATCGATGGACCGTGGCGCCCGAGGTGGGCCAGTACGGCGGCGAGTCCCTGCGCTGAAGCGGCCCCAGTGTTCCAGGCGCGGGAAAGCATTTTAAACTACGACAGACGTGAAACACGCGAAAAGGCGGAAGGGTGAGGAGGCAGGGCTAGCGACCTCGGCAGGAGAGACAAAGGTGCCTCCGCTCTCCTTTCGCTCTTTTCGTGTATTTCCTGGTTCCGGTCTTCTCGAAGCAGTGCCCGCCCGCCCCCATGGCGAGCCACCTCGATGACCCCCTGCCGCTACCGTTGCCGCTAATCCAGCCACTGGATCAGATAATAGACCTTCAGGCCCTCGGAGGAACGGGAGGGGCCGTAGACGCGGGCGGGATGGCGGTTGCGGGCGGCGTCGGCCGCGGCCAGGGCGGCCTGTGCCGAATCGTGGATCTCCACGCAGTTCTCGGGGAAGCGTTTGCGATTGCGCCGCGGGGTCATGATGACGGCCCAGGCCTCGACCACTACGTCGCTCTCGGGATCCATGGGGACACCGCCGCGCATCAATACCACGCCGCCAGGCGGGAAACCCGGCGCCATACCGGGAGGGCTGGTACCGGCACCTTCGAAGATAAGCCATTGACAGCGATGTACGGGATAGCCATCACGGAATCCTGATGCCTTCAGGGGCTCGCGTCCAGGGCGGCGTCCAGGGCTGCCATGATGTCGTCGGTGTAGGCCACCGGTACGGAAAAATGGCCTTCATCCACCAGCAGGTGGGTGCTGACGTCGGGCAGATCCGCCGCCAGGCGGCGGGCATGCTGCACGGGTACCACGTGATCGGCGGTGCCGTGCCACAGCAGCACCGGTTGGCCCACGGCGGCCAGGTCAAAACCCCAGGGGCGGGCATAGCGGGCCAGTTCCGCGGCGGCCGCACCGCCGCCACTCCCGAGCGCATCCGCCACCCCGGCCAGCAATGCCCGCTGGACGTCGTCGCGGGCCAGGACCCGGCGGTCCGCCGCCGGGCCCCAGGCGCCCAGCCCCAGCCGCAACAGCCCCGGCCAGCGTGCCAACAGGCGGCCGGCCACGGTGAATATGCCGCCCAGCAGCGCGGGTGCCGCCGCCGCCAGCCAGAAGCCGAGACGGGCCAGGGGCGTCATGGCGCGGCGCAGGGGCACC
The Gammaproteobacteria bacterium DNA segment above includes these coding regions:
- a CDS encoding lysophospholipid acyltransferase family protein, yielding MAPRWLRRGRRRLAFELLRVVARLSQRLGGMALVRRSGEHLGNLHYRLSWLQRPDLQRQLDRLLPRTPAPSPAKAKAEPTLRQAYRNNDRAILEIIGMGCNRLPDDVIRTHCEISGMARLRDALSAGRGVILLGMHMGNGILMATRLAVDGLPVSVVARESRKTARGFLYDCLAGHGMEVITGESRIRAYKDMRRALRAGRVLYVLMDQATKHGGIPVEFLGKRIELPAGPPRLALGSQAPVLLALPLAAEPVWRFTIDGPLDMGPGDVEEAAAVMARAMESHILAYPQLWTWHHRRWRKYPFVSALAAD
- a CDS encoding DUF3108 domain-containing protein, which encodes MPGKHRQSTMHRPRSRLAAALLALGLSGPAATADTPQAATALPLPEHTARYAVFRKGSEVGHLDIELARHEGGSYHYAADTTATALLLRVLGLALGEQGRFRWAAGMIRPGSYEQVVRRPGRNKHWEARFDWEALRARGDSHRGPIDVALPAGALDPLTVRLQLAVRLAADGDPAPEYRFHVFERDAVETQAFVLSGRDAVPYGDGCLPAARLERLRNGEARGDFSWHAEAFHWMPVRILQVRDGEEKMDLRLRRTSLPVHPAPCPP
- the lptB gene encoding LPS export ABC transporter ATP-binding protein, coding for MTRQSSAAPAGTTTPVTLTAHSLRKAYHGRTVVTDVSLDVRQGEVVGLLGPNGAGKSTCFHMLAGLVPADGGGITLGDDDITGADMHRRARLGLGYLPQETSVFRRMTVRDNLLCVLELRRELDDEARRTLLEELLAEFRLGHLADRYGLSLSGGERRRVEIARARATVPRFMLLDEPFAGIDPVSISELQAMVRRLSAHRIGVLITDHNVRETLGICHRAYIIGDGRVLCAGTPDEVQADPRVRDAYLGRDFRLD
- a CDS encoding aldo/keto reductase; protein product: MEHRQLGRSGLKVPVLSLGTGTFGGKGELFKAWGDTDVAAATRLVDICLEAGLTLFDSADIYSDGAAEEILGQAIKGRRDRVLISTKGTFPMGDGPNDMGSSRHHLTRAVEGSLRRLGTDVIDIYQLHGFDAVTPVEEVLNTLDDLVRAGKIRYVGVSNFSGWHLMKSLGLAERYNLPRYVCHQAYYSLVGRDYEWELMPLALDQGVSAIVWSPLGWGRLTGKIRRGQPLPEGSRLHNKLVVDVGPQVPEEYLYTVVDALDAVAGETGKSVPQVALNWLLQRPSVANVIIGARNEEQLRQNLGAVGWNLTPDQVARLDAASAVPAPYPYWHQRGFAERNPFPVDLG
- a CDS encoding DUF4396 domain-containing protein — translated: MSEEALRGFLSRGDLLAAWLVLAAISCAVLVADLRRNNAHIAPLMKVVWFLTVLYSGPLGLLIYRYSGRKEIPNDSIWRKGFRSVAHCYSGCGAGEVTGMMVAVGLLALGSWGAALTTLGFAYVFGYAMTFGPLVQAGTPVRRALIDTFYADTATIAVMEVTAIGVDLWLAAAATMGDILFWTSLIVSLTIGLVAAYPVNLLLIALGVKGGMGDPRDTEGGHAHAD
- a CDS encoding FMN-binding glutamate synthase family protein, producing the protein MVRYWFFAISVIILSLVAMTSLLWPAIAWSLVVLLPLFLLGLRDSFQRSHTVLRNFPVIGHGRYFMEMVRPEIQQYFIENNIDAYPIEREFRSIVYQRAKGELETRPFGTQRDVYRVGYEWAAHSMAAHGPPPDEPRVTIGGPDCRRPYEAAVLNISAMSYGALSKNAVLALNRGAGKGNFAHNTGEGGISPYHLEGGGDLIWQIGTGYFGCRTLDGRFDEDRFAEQATGDTVRMIEVKLSQGAKPGHGGVLPGIKVDAEIARIRGVPVGETVVSPPGHTAFSNPIELLQFLARLRALSAGKPVGFKLCVGHRSDVFALCKAMLETGITPDFITVDGGEGGTGAAPLEFSNSLGMPARDAWIFVHGALRGVGLRDRVRLIASGKILTGFHIIRALAVGADLCASARGMMLALGCIQSLRCNTNHCPTGVTTQKPSLVYGLDVRDKTERVYRFQRETVRGALELLGAMGLERLDDLRPEHIFRRIDDLRIRNFGEIYDFLEPGQLLDGHDVPEGMRREWAMSRPDRWTVAPEVGQYGGESLR
- a CDS encoding alpha/beta fold hydrolase: MPDMALPDGRRLAFESYGDAAGRHALYCHGFPTSHHEARLIDGAARRHGFRVAAPDRPGYGGSSPRTMEGVADWVDDAGALLDELNWPRVVVIGVSGGGPYALACAARLPERVAAVVLVGALGPVGEVPLRRAMTPLARLGFWLAAAAPALLGGIFTVAGRLLARWPGLLRLGLGAWGPAADRRVLARDDVQRALLAGVADALGSGGGAAAAELARYARPWGFDLAAVGQPVLLWHGTADHVVPVQHARRLAADLPDVSTHLLVDEGHFSVPVAYTDDIMAALDAALDASP